The sequence CAGAGGATTATTAAGATTTGTTAGCGTTTAGGTGGCTGGTCAGTAGAGTTCGAGTTGCAAGCAAGAAATTTCTTTGTTTGGTACCACCAGATGATCGGTTGCATGTACGCGCAGTCACCTTCTTTCTTGTAGCATTTAGCATAATAGTGACCCCATTGTCTATTTGTTGATTTATATGTTCCTTCCTGGTGACCAACCTTGAGATGGTCTCCATTTCACTGCAGCACTTGTATTTCTGAGTCAGAAGACATGACTACAAGCAAGCAACAGAGCGCTCAAGATATCCCGGTGCATGATGTTTAAGATATAATTCTGCTGCAAGATGAAAGTAGGACATGGTGTTTGGTATTAGATAGCAACAAATTGGTACACCAGTTGTGGATTGTTAATATGCAATTCCGCGCAATCTCCACTGCTTCTTTCTGCTTTTATTTCCGAGCAGGTGCACCAAATACGAAGATATTAAGTCAGACTATCTTCACTGTAACACTTTCCACCTGAGTTCGTAGGAAATCACAGTAAGAACTTTGGACAGCCACCGATGGAACCTTATCTTCACAcagggaaaaggaaaagaaagtaacACTAATTCCACGTATTTAAGCTCGTCCCTGCGTAAATTCCAGACATTGCTCTTCGAGCCGACGCCGGAGGTTAAAGAAAAATCTTCTGGGGCCACTTTCTCTTGTCAGTAACCTCGTCTCGGTTACAGGTCGGGCCGCTTCAAGCGATTCGTGCACCCAGGTCCAGAGCCCATCTTGGTTTCCTCTGTCCGCCTGCTCTATCTCCTGCACGGTGGTCGTCATTTTGGAGGGCACTAAAGCCAACAGGTTCGTTTCGTCCCTATATTTCCAAGTTATCACACCAATCCCTTTCATCTGCTGTCGCCACGCCCAGCGGTTCTCGCCAAACCTTTAAGCACCTGCTCTCCCACATGATATGCCCCCGACGTCAATCATCCATCGCTGGCGAACCAACTGTGAACCAACCATAAACCTCGCTCTAAGTGCTCGATTATGTATCTCCACTCATCACCATGAAGCCCGTACCGTGGCAGCGTCACAAGGGTGGGCCATCACGTCAACCACGAACAGGTCTTTTCCGGGCCCATAATGACCAATTAATTTGATGATCCGTGCAATTATTGTTTATCGTCGTGGCCAAGCGTTCCTCAATAACGTAGGCATCCTATACGGGCAGTAGGTTTAACACACAATCACTATGACAACCCTACAACAATGACAACGATCAACGCGCAGGGACAAGCCATAAAGCACCGGTGGTTGGATTTGATGACCATATGGATTGTCGTTGCTCAGTCCTCTTCCGGAGGATGGTCTTCATGTTGGTTTTCTTGAGAAtttaatgaagaagaagaagaagaaaataataaaatagtcTAAGAGTAAGTTatccaaaaatatttatttatattgattaaataaatatttatttatttaatcatatcatgtctcaataataaaataataaaaataaaaaagataagttttttaataataaaaaaactattataTCTCAATAAATATTTCACCATGatgtatttattttaatataaaattttatcttttattttatctaatcataattatttgaatttgatCTTATCACACCcccttaattcaaatagttatctTTAGAAAAAATAAAGTCTTCTTTAAGTTTTGATGGATTTTGTGAAGAGATTGAGTTTGAATTGTAGCAAGTGTTTTGAGCCTTTCTATTTTAGACTTCATAGTTATTTGTTTTTTACTCTTCAGAGTTGCAACcaccaattttatatttttaactttCTTCTACGTCTTTAGTAGCTTATCTTTATTTTCCTCAAAAGACTCATTAGAATCATTATTGTCTTTTAGTACTTGAGACTTCTTAGCTTATTATCCTTTTGAATGTTTTATCATCAGAACTAACTTTAGAGCTGTCATCCTCATTTTCAGCGTGACTAGTGCTCTCTTTTTTTGCTTTGTAACAAGTTTACCAATGGTATATTAAATAGAATCCAAAATTTTTTACTTCTTCAATTGTGACTCCTCATCGCTCTCATCATAACTTTTATCAACTTTAGCCTTATTTTGAGGCATCTTTTTATCGGTTTGAATTTTGAAGGATTCGTTATGTAAGATAGTTTGTATAGACCTATAAAAATTCAAATGATCAAAGCTAATATGTCGTAATATCGATTTATCAATAATAGCAGCATATAAGGAGAAACCCGAAAATAATAAGGGAAACACTTATTTTTTGTCATTCTCATAGAtgctattaattttttaatttttttattatcataaatcaagtatttttcatcataaaaaataatataatatccttTTCTCGTCAATTACCTTATactaatgatattttattttaaactaacAATAAACATCACATcatcaataaattttttattagatttGGTATTCACAATAATTGTTCCTTTTCCTTCCACTTGAACCTTATTATCATTTCCTATTTATACTATAGATTTGACTAAATCATCAAGCATTTAGAATAAACTTTTATCCCCTGTCATATGATTAATGCGTTCACTATCTAAAAACTAAACAAATCTAAAATATTCTTCATCATATGttataaagagaatattttttcatcattttctttactattatttttcataataatttgtttgatttttgttTCAATAATAGTTTTCAAGATGGTCATATTTTTTACAGTAAAAGTAGAGaggaatatttaaatttttatttgtatACTAACAATGTTTTTcaatatatctatttttttaacaaaaacaTTGATAGGTTTCTTTATTACCTTCTTCTATatcaataaaaattatatcaaattttaaaaataaacttcGTAAAACTTTTTCTACTACAGTTTGATCTTTTACATTTTTACTATATGATCTCATATGATTCATAATAGAAGAGactttttcaaaagaaatcaatgataaatttaaaatctttcatcataactgtTTCAAATTTATATCGAAGAATTTGAAACTTTGAAAATTTTGTCTATGCCTCCAAatatactttttaatattttttttagcttTTATTGATATTGATGCCATCATGATTCAAAAAAATAGATAATCATCTATTGCTAGTTGTTGTATATAGAGGGCTCTTAcgtctttttatatatttttatctatctggttttttaattatttaataatattaggaTCCTGTAGATCATACTTAACAAAACCATTCTCTATCAAATTCTATAAtccttatgaaataaataaatttttcatCTTAACAatccaaaattgataattatcatatttgaagATAGGAATAAGTAAATTAGGAACACTTACTCTAATGTCtgtcatcttctttttttttttttccaggatCTATTAATAGCCCCCATCTTTTTCTAATCGATGTATTTTTGTTGATATTCTTTGAATCACTCTGATATCATATTATTAGCTTTTCTTCATAACTTCAgggaaatgaaaaagaaagaaaagaacaatAGAAGAGACGAATTTATCATTTACTAATACCTGTAGTACTTTTGGATTGATCCGAGTATCTATTTATATTAACTAAAATATAGAgtataagttttttaaaataataaaaaattatcatattccaataaatctttcatcataatatattttttttaaaatttaatttttatcttttatttgatttaatcgtaatcatttaaattaatcttttgacTCCAGGGGAAGGAGCTCGAAATGTTGGCTTGACATACACTTCGTGGGTTCGTCCATGGAAAATATGGCAATGGAGGCAGCCGTCGTGAGGGTCCATAACCTTCCCATATGTACCTCCTTCTGGTTAATATTGCCCATGATCAATCATCGCCCCATGCTGCAGCTTGACAGGATCTGCCGAACACAAACTCAGCGTTCCCGTACCAAAGGACCAATCAACATCGGATGCCGTCAGACTGTCTGGTGCTTTGTTTTTTGGACAAAATTTCTTACGTGTTGTTATTCGCATCTATCATCTGTTTTGTGTCGGATGAATGTTCTATTGTGGTCATAGCCTAATCGTGCTGATCAAACAGCATTCGACGAGCCGAACCTGCAAAAGGGAGTTCGTCCTAAAGTGGTCTGACTTTTTTTTCCCTTGGGAACCGCATCTACCATCACCCCTTCGTGCACATCGGAAGACTTACAGCATCTCGTAAGCAAAATGATACATGAGCCCATGGAATATCTCGACCATTTGTCTGGAGATACGAAGCATACGCATGCAACGTTTACTTGACGACGGATACATAAATACCAACGTGAAGGGGAAGGGGTACATAACGAGGACGATATTACACGTTACGGACGGGAACAAACGCGAAAAAAAGGTGACACTAAATGTCGCCTCCTCTCACTCCACTGACATGTCCTGAGCTCGACTTACAACTCCTTGCGGTACCAGAAGACGCCCTTCAGCTTGCTCCCCTGATCCGGCTCCACGTAAATGCATTCCTGCGCCTCCCTCCACATGGCCTTCAGCAGTGGCGTGTCATCGAACTGGTAGTACTCGCCTAGAAGCGGCTTGATGGCCTTGGTCGCCTCCATGGCGTGGTAGTGTGGCATGGTCGAGAAGAGATGGTGGGCAACATGCGTGTCCGTGATGTTGTGGAACACCTTGTTGAGCATCCCGTAGTCCCTGTCCACCGTCGCCAGCGCCCCCCGGAGCCAGTCCCACTCGCTCGAGTCGTAGTGGGGAAGCGACGGGTGCGTGTGCTGCAGGTAGGTGATGAGGACCAACCACCCGTTCACGATCAGGAGCGGCACGCCGTACACTCTGACCAGCCACCAGAAGCCGTAGCAGGCGGCGACGCGGTAGAGGACGTACAGGGCCGCCACGAGGCCGGCGTCGGAGATGAAGATCTGGGCACGCTCGCGGTCCGAGTAGATGGGCCCGTAGGGGTCGAAGTGGGAGGCGAAGCGGGGGTAGCAGCGACCGGAGACGTTGAAGGCGAGGTACAAAGGCCAGCCGAGGGTGAGGGTGATGGCCAGGGTGAGGATGCGACCGGGCGGGTTGTTGAGGTACTTACTGAACCATGGGAGGGCTGCCTTGGGCTTGGGGACGAAGACCTCGTCACGCTCGATGGAGCCGGTATTGGAGTGGTGGCGACGATGGCTGTACTTCCAGGAGAAATAGGGGACGAGGAGTGCGGAATGGAGGACGAGGCCGACGACGTCGTCGAGGAACGAGTAGTCGGAGAAGGCGTGGTGGCCGCACTCATGAGCGATGACCCACACGCCGGTTAGGATGCATCCCTGGAAGGCCCAGTAAAGCGGCCAGGCGGGGAGGGCAAGGCCGAGCGGTAGCTTGGGGATGACGGAGACGGCGAAGTAGAGGAAGAGTGC comes from Musa acuminata AAA Group cultivar baxijiao chromosome BXJ3-3, Cavendish_Baxijiao_AAA, whole genome shotgun sequence and encodes:
- the LOC135581690 gene encoding delta(12)-acyl-lipid-desaturase-like — its product is MGAGGRMTTTEQGPLRYGGCGIPLHRSPTEKPSFTLSQIKKAIPRHCFERSVLRSFSYVIRDLLIAALFLYFAVSVIPKLPLGLALPAWPLYWAFQGCILTGVWVIAHECGHHAFSDYSFLDDVVGLVLHSALLVPYFSWKYSHRRHHSNTGSIERDEVFVPKPKAALPWFSKYLNNPPGRILTLAITLTLGWPLYLAFNVSGRCYPRFASHFDPYGPIYSDRERAQIFISDAGLVAALYVLYRVAACYGFWWLVRVYGVPLLIVNGWLVLITYLQHTHPSLPHYDSSEWDWLRGALATVDRDYGMLNKVFHNITDTHVAHHLFSTMPHYHAMEATKAIKPLLGEYYQFDDTPLLKAMWREAQECIYVEPDQGSKLKGVFWYRKEL